Within Xanthomonas theicola, the genomic segment GTAGCGCTTGGCGTGTACGATCCAGCCGTTGAGCGTGGTCAGCCAGCGCTCGTTGGCCTTGGACGCCAGACGCTCCGAGTCGCCGTTGATGTAGGTGATCGACAGCCACTGCGCCGAGGTCAGTTCCGGCAGCAGCGCCCGATACTCCTCGTTGATGCGGGCGACGAACTGGTCGGCGCTCTCGCCGGCCGCCGCCGGCGCCGGCGCGGCGGTGGTTGCGGTGGTCGCTTCCTTGCGGCACGCGGACAGCGCAAGCACGCTCGCGCCGATGCACAGCGCGAGCAGCAGGTGGCGATGGTTCACGGCGGATCCTTCGAGGGTGAATGCGACGACGAAGGCTAGTGACCCGCCCCGTCCGCCGCAAGGGCCGACGGACCCGCGTCGGTGCGGCCAGGCGTGCCGCGTCCCGGCGCGCGCTCGATCCGTCCCCGGGTGCGATCGCCGGCGCCGCCTAGCCGGGGCATGGCGCGAACAGGTCGCGCGAGCGTTCGTAGATCCTGGTCCGGACCTGCATCAGCCCCAGCACCGACGGGAACAGGTTGTCCTGGTCGGCGTACTGCCGCGCGCGCGCGCGCACGCATGCCAGGTCCAGGCCGCGGCCGCTGGCGAAGCCGGGCGAGAACCACATCACCATCGGCACGTGGGTCTGCTCCTTCGGTGCGATCGCGTACGGCACGCCATGCAGGTACAGGCCCTTCTCGCCCAGCGATTCGCCGTGGTCGGACAGGTAGATCATCGCCGTGTCGTAGTCGGGCATCGCCTCCAGTGTGGACACCGTGCGCGCCAGCAGGTGGTCGGTGTACAGCAGCGAGTTGTCGTAGGCGTTGGCGATCAGTTCGCGGTCGCAGTTGCCCAGGTCGGCGGTGTCGCAGGTCGGGGTGAAGCGGCGGAAGCTGGCCGGATAGCGCTCGAAGTAGCTGGGGCCGTGGCTGCCGAGCTGGTGCAGCACCACCACGCGGTCGCCGGGCCTGGCGCGCACCTGCGCGGCCAGGCCGTCGAGCAGGATCTCGTCCATGCAGCGTCCGTCCTTGCACAGTTGCGGGTGCTTGGCGTTGTCCAGGCGCTGCAGCGCCAGGCCGTCGCACACGCCCTTGCAGCCGGACTGGTTGTCGCGCCACAGCGTGGCGATGCCGGCGTGCTCGAGCACGTGCAACAGCGACTGGTGCTTGCGGATGTTGCCCTCGTCGTAGTCGTGGCGGCCGAACGGCGAGAACATGCACGGCACCGAGACCTCGGTGCTGGTGCCGCACGAATGCATGTCGGGGAAGTTGATCACGCCCAGCTGTGCCAGCTGCGGCGTGGTCTGCCGGACGTAGCCGTTGAGGCCCCAGTTCTGCGCGCGCGCGGTTTCGCCCAGCACCACCACCAGCAACCGCGGCTTGCTGCCGGCCGCGCGCGGGGTGGCGATCGCGTCGTGCTCCAGCGGCAGCTTCGGCGCCTTGCGCGTGGGGCTGGCGGACTTGAGGTTCTGCTGTAGTGCGACCAGATAGTTGATCGGCGTGGCCAGGTAGCGGATCTCGCGGTGGTTGCGCATCATCGCCGACAGATCCTGGAACGACAGCATCGCGCCGACCCCGCACAGCGCCAGCATCGCCAGCAGGAAGCCGGCGCGGATCGCCAGCGCCCTGCCCGGCGTGCGCCGGACCAGCCGCACCCGCCACACCACCAGGATCGGCAGCACGGCGTAGAACAGCAGCGGCGCGATCAGCGCCGGCGTCATCAGTTCGCGCGATTCCTTGTGATCGGTCGCCAGCACGTTGCGCAGCATGTCCGCGTCCAGGTAGACGCTGTAGCTGTTCATGTAGTGCGCGGCGAACGCGGTGGTGATCAGCAGCACGGTCAGCAGCGGCTTGGCCACGCCGCGCCACAGCAGCAGGCCGAGCAGTAGCCCGTGCACCGACAGCAGCAGCAGGAACAGCGACAGCCCCAGCCGCAGGTCGCCGGCGTGGCCGGTCATCGCGCTGCGCCAGAACATGCCGTTGCAGGCCACGGCGAAGAACGCACTGGTCGCCAACGCCAGCGCTTCGCTGCTCAGCAGCGGGCGATAGGCCCACCAACGGGTCTTTTGCTGTTTGATCGTGGACGGGCGCGACAGAGAGGAGGCGCTCATGCGCGGGGTTCCTTGACGTTAGACGATGGCGGATGCACGAATTGGGCCAAGCCCGGCGGCGGCCACAGCAACGCCCGATACAGAGCGAGCGCCACGCCCCAGCAGACGGTCAGCGTCCACAGGTCGTGCGACAGGAAATGCGCGCCGCGCAGTTGCTGGCCGATACCGAACAGCAGCCCGGCGCAAAGCCCGACCGCGAGCGCCGGCCAGCGCCACGCCGGCTTCAGCGCCAGCGCGACGAAGTACAAGGCGACCCAGGCATAGCCGGCGCTGGAGTGGCCGGCGGGGAAACAGACGCCGCGCGGCATGTCGGTCGAGTGCGCCTCGAACAGCCCGACGAAGGCACGGCTGCCGCCATAGCGGCTCAGGTCCCAGGGGCAGTCCATGTGCGTGACCGCCTTCAGCAGCGACACCATGCCGGTCGCCAGGGCCACCGCCACGGCCAGGTAAAGCAGCGGCATCCGGAAGCGCTGGCCGCCGTTGCGCCGCCAGGCCCACACCGCCAGGCCGGTCGTCGCCACCCAGGCCACGGTGCTGAGCAGCTTGCCGTCGCGATGGATCAGGCCGCTGGTCAAGGCGGCGTTCTTCAGTGCCCAGCGGCCTCCCTCCCAGCGGTATAGCAGGTCGGCCAACCAGAAGTCCCCGCCCAGGCCCATCAGTACGGTACTGGCCAGCAGCGCCGCGGCCAGCGGCAGCAGGGCATGGGTCAGGTAGAAATCGCGATGTGCGTTGCGGTCGTATGCGATCTTGGCGGGGACGCCTAGGGATGGACTATGCATGCTCTGCGAACGCAGCCTGGGACGATTGAAGAACGCATAGGGTCGCTGCAGCGGTGTCGGAGAGTGGTCGGACAGCCACCATAGCGACAAGCACGCCTGCGTGGCAGCCGCTTTTTCCTGAAACCTGGACGCGCATCCCTTCGCTGCGCCGAGCCGTGGCGCGGAAGCGGGCGTGCCTGCCTGGTCTGCATGGATGCCAGGCTGGACTGTGCGGACGGATCGCGTCCGGCAGCGGCGGTCCGCCTGGCTGGACACGAGCCGTGCGGTGGGCGGCCACGGCGCCGCGGACCCGCCGGCCGGGCGGGTCCGGCCCGTCGCTGCGGCCTGCAAGAGGCAGTATTCCGACCGCGCTCCGACGCACATCCGCTAGCATGGTGCATCCCGTCGTCCCGGAATGCGAGCGAGTGCCATGCGACTGTTGGTCATCGAGGACAACCGGAGTCTGGTCGCGAACCTGTTCGACTATTTCGAGGTCCGCGGCCATACCCTGGACGCGGCGCCGGACGGCGTCACCGGCCTGCACCTGGTCACCACCCAGCGCTACGACGCGGTGATCCTGGACTGGATGCTGCCGCGCCTGGACGGGCCGCAGGTGCTGCGCGCCATGCGCGAGCAGCACCACGCCGAGGTGCCGGTGATCATGCTCACCGCGCGCGACGAGCTGCCGGACAAGATCGCCGGTTTCCGCGCCGGCGCCGACGACTACCTGACCAAGCCGTTCGCGCTGCCGGAGCTGGAGGTGCGGCTGGAAGCGCTGCTGCTGCGCGCCAACGGCCGCGGCCGCAGCAAGCTGTTGCGGGTGGGCGACCTGCAGCTGGACCTGGGCACGCTGGAGGCGACCCGCGGCGGCCGCCTGCTGCACCTGTACCCGGCGTGCCGCAAGTTGCTGGAAGTGCTGATGCAGGCCAGCCCGGCCGCGGTCACCCGCGACCGGCTGGAGCATGCGCTATGGGGCGACGAGCCGCCGGACGGCGACATGCTGCGCTCGCATATCTACGACCTGCGGCGCAGTGTCGACGGCCCGTTCGCGTCCAAGCTGATCCACACCCTGCCGCGCGTCGGCTACCGGCTCGCCGAAGTGGGGCCGCACGAGCAAGAGCATGCCGCGTAGGACCGGGCTGCGCCGGCGGGTCAGCCTGTGGCTGGTCGGCTATGCGGCGCTGTTGTCGCTGGCGGTGTTCGTGCATGGCTATATCGTCAACGACCAGGCCGAGCAGCTGACCTGGCACTCGCTGCTGAGCTCCGAGCTGGAACATTTCCTGGCGCGCAGCGCAGTCGATCCGGACTACCGCTGGATCGACACCCGCACCGTGAGCCTGTACGGCGACGAAGGCGGCCAGCCACTGCCGCCGACGGTGGCGGCGCTGGCGCCGGGCCTGCACGACGACGTGCCGCTGCAAGGCCGCGACAAGGTGGTACTGGTGCAGGACGTGGGCGGCCGTCGCCTGGCGCTTGCGCTGGACATCACCGAGTTGCAGAAGCACGAGAGGAGCCTGGCGCTGTGGATGCTGCTGTCCAACGTGATCGCGGTGCTGCTGCTCGGGACGCTGGTGGCCTGGGGCCTGGGCCGCGTGGTGCAGCCGCTCACCGACATGGCGCAGCGCATCGGCGGCCTGCGCCCGGACCGGCCCGGCCAGCGCATCGAGGTGCATCCGCGGGCCAGCGCCGAGCAGGTGGTGATCGCCGATGCGTTGAACGACTACCTGTTGCGCAACGACCTGTTCGTCGAGCGCGAGCGCGCCTTCATCGACAGCGCCAGCCACGAACTGCGTACGCCGGTGGCGGTGATCGGCGGCGCCGCCGAACTGGCGCTGGAACAGCCGGGCGTCCCGCCCAGCGCACGCAACCAACTGTTGCGCATCCGCCGCACCGCCGGCGGCGTGGGGCAACTGATCTCGCTGCTGCTGGTGCTGGCCAAGGACCCGGCGCGGCTGGCGCGCGGCAGCGATCTGGTGCGCCTGGACCAGTTGCTGCCGGACATCGTCGAGGACCATCGCCACCTGTGTGCCGATAAGCACCTGGAACTGGTCCTGGCGCCATTGCCGCCGTGCAAGGTGCTGGCGCCGCTGGCGATCGTGCAGGCGGCGATCGGCAACCTGCTGCGCAACGCGATCGAGAACAGCGACCAGGGTCGCATCCAGATCGCGATGCCGGCGCCGGGCGTGGTGCGCATCGACGACCCCGGGCACGGCATGACGCCGGAGGAGATCAGCGCCATCTACATGCGCATGGCCCGCGGCGGCAGCCGCGAGGGCATCGGCCTGGACCTGATCGCGCGCCTGTGCGAGCACCTGGGCTGGGCGCTGCGGCTGGATTCGGACGCGGGACAGGGCACGCGGGCGACGCTGGACCTGAGCTCGGCATTGAAGGACGTTGGCGCGGGGTAACGGACGCGCCGGCAGACGCGCGCGTCGGACCAGCCTGCGGCGTGCAGCAATGGGAACATCGTTGGTGCCGCTACTTGTCTACCCGATGCGACGGTTGTGCCATTGGGCATTTTTCCCGTCCACAGCAGCGAATCGCGACAAGCCGCGATCGATCGCCTTTCCTATGCTGCAATCTCGTCCGAAGTGACTAGAGAGCCATCATGTGTGCGATGCGTGCCGTGGATTCAATGAAGCGCAAGAGGCGCGCCGCCGCCTGTTTGACGGCACTGGCGTTCGCCGCCACCAGCCTGCAGCAGGGCCTGGCGGCGGAAGCGGACACCGCTTCCGATCGTTATGTCGATCGCGTCATGCCTGCACTGCGGGCCGCGCCTGCCGTGCCGCAGATCGGGCTGGCCAAGGCCGCCGACGTGCGTGTCCGGCAAGGAGTGGCGGACCTCGCGTTCCCCAGCGTCACCGACGAATTCGCGCGCTTCCGCCAGCGCGATGCGGCGCTCCCGTTCGAGCGGCTGCCGACGACGGCCAAGGTGGCCGATCGTGCCGCGTTCGAGCAGATGCAGCGCTATCTCTACAATCGCTACAACGGTCTGACTGTCGTGCGCACGCTGTATGCCGATGGTCATGCCTTCGACTGCATTCCGCTGTTGCAGCAGCCCGGCTTGCGCGGCGTGGATCGCGTCGCGCTACCGCCGAGCGCGGGACAGTCCGGCAGCGTCGCGGCCAAGCAGCGAGATAGCGACGAGAATAGAGAGTGTAACGAGGGCACCGTGTCGCTGGAGCGTATCGGCATCGAGGATCTTGCCGAGGCGCGCAACCTGAGCGAATTCCTGGCCAAGCAACCGACCCGCGACGATCGCGCCGGCCTCGCTGCCGATGCCTCCAACGGCCACCATTACGCATCCGTGTTCGCCGATACCCAGGGCAGCCCGATCGGTGGCGCGGGCGCGGATCTCAATATCTGGACGCCGACGTTCCGGTCGAGCAACGACTACATGTCGATCAGCCAGATATGGATCTTCGGTGAAAGCGCCTCACAGCTGCAGCAGACGCTGGAAGTTGGTTGGCAGCTGCGGCCGTCGTATCGGGATTGGGGTAACAAGTCGATCACCTTCATCTACTCCACCCAGGACGGCTACACCGCGACCGGTTGCCACAATCTGGAGTGCGGCGATTTCGTGCAAGTCGTCTCGGGCAATGTGCTGGGCACTCCCTATGTGGCGAACCGGTACAGCGCCAGCGGCGGCAAGCAGACGCTGATGAGCGTGGAGTATCAACGCGATTCGGGCGGCAACTGGTGGCTGATGTTGGACGGGACCTGGATCGGCTATTACAAGGCCAACCTGTACTCCGGCGATCTGGCGACTGGCAGTTCGGCAGTGGGCTTCAGCGCAGGTGGCGAAATCTACGCCAACGATCTCACCCCCAGCACCCCGATGGGCAGCGGCGCATTCGCCTCCGCTGGCTATCGCAAAGCCGCTTTCCAGGCCAATCATTTCTATCGCGACGGCAGCCTGGCGGCGCATGCGGTCACCCGATTGTCGGCCTATACGATCGATTATCCGGCCTGCTATACGTTGGCGTTGGCAGGCATCAGCGGGCCGGCGGCGACCGGCGTGAGCGGCATCGGCCTGGCGCCGGAAATGCACAGTGGCGGTTTCTATTTCGGCGGTCCGGGCTGCGCGCGCTGATGCGCAGCCGACCGGGGTTCGGCGCTTGCGTCGTGCGGGCCAGTGAGAGCTGCCGCACGCATGTGGCATGTGCGACTGTGGCAGCCGCTGCCAGGATGAGCGAGGCGCGACGTATGCAAGCAGCAGCGCTGTGCAAGCATTGAAGGTACCTCCGGCCTTGCCGGGGGAACTTACTCTGGCAGCAGTCCACGCTGCAGCAGCCAGGCGCGCGCGTCCTCGGCGTCCTGTTCGAACCAGGCGCGGGTGGAGCCCAGCCGGTACGTGTAGCCCCACGCATCCATGTCGGCCATCAGTCGCGCGCTGCCGACGCCGGGCAGCGCGTCGGCCAGCACGATCTGCAGGTAGCAGGCGGCGTCTTCTTCCTCGACCGAATCGGTGGCATCGGTATGCACCCGCGCGCGCCGTTCCGGCGGCAGCACGATCAGGTGGCAGGCCTCGTGCAGCAGCGAGTGCACCGGCGTGTCGTCGCGCACGTACACGTCGCTGGCGATCACCCCGGCTTCCGGTTCGCCCCAGTAGCTGCCGGGAATCGCCGCGTCGTCGGCGACCCGGTGCAGGCGCAGGCCATGGCCGGCCAGCAAGGCGCGCGGCGCGTCCAGGCCGATGGCGCCGACGGTCAGCACCTGGGCGGCGGGAGCGGGGCGGGAGTCGGCGGTCTGCATCGGCGGCGGATGAGGAAGGGCGGGTCTGAAACAGGAGCCAGCGTGATGCATCGAACCGGCGCCGGGACGCTATGGCCAGATATGCGCTGCAGCTCGTGTGGCTCACGGCGCAAGCCGCGCGCCGCGGCCGCCATCAGCTGCCGGTGCGCGCTGCGCCACTCAGGGCGTCGGCCCTTCCGGCAATGCCACCGAGATGTCGAGCACGTCGTGTTCGCCGTCCTTGACCAGGTCCACCTTGACCGCGTCGGCGTCGATGTTGACGTATTTCTTGATCACTTCCAGCAGTTCGCGCTGTAGCAGCGGCAGGTAATCCGGGCCGCCGCGGTGGCTGCGTTCCTGCGCGATGATGATCTGCAGGCGGTTCTTGGCCGTTTCGGCGGTGTTCTTCTTGGTCTTGAGGAAGCCGAATAGTCCCATGCTCACCCTCCGAACAACTTGGTGAAGAAGCCCTTCTTCTCCACGGAGATGAAGCGCATCGGGCGATCTTCGCCCAAGATCCGGGCCACGGCGTCGTCGTACGCCTGACCGGCCGGGGACTCGCCGTCCAGGATCACCGGCTCGCCCTTGTTGGAGGCGTTGAGCACGTCGCCGGACTCGGGGACCACGCCGATCGCCTTCAATCCCAGCACTTCCTCCACGTCGGTGATGCTGAGCATCTCGCCGCCTTCCACCCGGCCCGGGCTGTAGCGGGTCAGTAGCAGGAACGCCGGCACGCCCTGGCCCTGCTCGGCCTTGCGGGTCTTGGAGTCGAGCAGGCCGATGATGCGGTCCGAGTCGCGCACCGAGGAGACTTCCGGATTGACCACCACCACCGCGCGGTCGGCGAAGTACATCGCCAGGGACGCGCCCTTCTCGATGCCGGCCGGCGAATCGCACACGATGTACTCGAAGCCGTCGGCGGCCAGATCCTTGAGCACCTTCTCCACGCCGTCCTGGGTCAGCGCATCCTTGTCGCGGGTCTGCGAGGCGGCCAGCACGAACAGGTTGTCGAAGCGCTTGTCCTTGATCAGCGACTGCTTGAGCGTGGCCTCGCCGTGCACCACGTTGACGAAGTCGTACACCACCCGGCGCTCGCAGCCCATGATCAGGTCGAGGTTGCGTAGGCCCACGTCGAAGTCGATCACGGCGACTTTCTTGCCGCGCCGCGCCAGCCCGCAGGCCAGGCTCGCGCTGGTGGTGGTCTTGCCGACGCCGCCCTTGCCGGAGGTGACTACGATGATTTCAGCCAAAGGAATGTCTCCCGATACGTTCAGTGATGGGGCCGCGTCAGTCTTGCGCGGCGATCTTGATCTGGTCCTGTTCCAGCCAGACCTGCACGGCCTTGCCGCGCAGGTCCTTGGCAACATCGTCCAGCACCTTGTAGTGGCCGGCGATGGCCACCAGTTCGGCGTGGAAGTCGCGGCAGAAGATCCGTGCCTCGGTGTTGCCCTGTGCGCCGGCCAGCGCGCGTCCGCGCAGGCTGCCGTAGATGTGGATGCTGCCGTCGGAGATCACCTCGGCGCCGGCGCCGACCGTGGCCACCACGGTCAGGTCGCAGTTCTCCGCGTACAGCTGCTGGCCCGAGCGCACCGCGGTCTTCTGCATGCGGCCCGGTTGCGGGCGCGCGGCCGGAGCGGGCGGCGGCGGGGGCGGCGGCGACACCGGGGCGGGCGCGGCAGCGGGGGCGCCGCCGCCGATGCGCTCGTACTGGGCGCGGAACTTGGCCAGCAGCGGCAGGCCCAGCGCCTCGGACAGCTGCTCGATCTCGCGGGTGCCGTAGGCCAGCGCCACCGGCAGCACGCCGGCCTCGCGCAGGCCCTCCAGCAGCGCGCGCGCGGTGGCGGTGTCGGGCGCCTGCGCCAGGCCGCCGAAATCGATGATCACCGCGGCGCGGCCGAACAGCTTGGGCGCGCGCTGCACCCGCTCGCGCATCTCCTGGGCCAGACGCGCCACGTCCAGGGTGCGGATGCGCAGGTTGGCGATGCCGACCTGGCCGATCTTCAGTTCGCCTGCCTGCTCGAAATCCGGATTCACCGACGACACGCTCAGGTCCCGATCAGGCGCGGCGCCCGCTGCAGGCGGCGGGCATGGCCGACCCAGGGCAGGTCGGGCAACTGGTCGCCGTAGGTCTCGCGGACCCAGGCGTAACTGCACAAATCCTTCAACAGCATGCTGGCACGCACCTCCACCTCGTTCATCGTGTTCTGGCCCACTTCGCGGAAACCGAAGCTGCCGTGGAACAGCAGCGCCGCGTCCGCGCCATGGTCCAGGAAAACCTCGCAGGCCAGCTGCGGGTAGCGCAGCTCGGCATAGCTCTGCACGTCGGCATAGAACGCGCGGCCGACGCCGCCGCCGCGGCGGCGGCTGGCCACCACGATGCGGTCGATATAGAAGAACGCGGGGTAGCGCTCGCGGAACCAGGCGAAGTTGCTGCTGTCGTGGTCGCTGTCGGCGCCGAAGCCGACCAGGAAGCCGGCCAGGTTGCCGTCGCGCTCGGCGACGCGGAAGTATTCTGCGGTCTCGTAGAAGCGGTGCAGCCTGGCCGGATCCAGCGGCAGGATCGCCAGTCCGGCGTTGTTGTTCAGGGCCAGGACCGAATCGAGCTCGTGCTCGCGCACGTCGCGGATGACGATCGACATTCGTGGGAACTCCGGAAGCTGCTGCGCATGACCTGCCGAGTGCGGGCCGCAAGCTGGATTGTCGCATGTGTGAGCATGAGGGGGTATAAGTTCATCCGCACAGTCGTGTGCCTACCTCTTGGTTGACGGGGCGTATCCTTGAGATGCAAGGGCGTCCACCTCAGGTATGGGTGGCATTACACAATGGGTCTGCTTCCTTGCGGATTGGACGCATCGTGTATGATACACGTGCGGCATTTGGACTGTAATAGAGATATTTTTATGCGTTCGATCCTGGTCGTTTTGTTTGCAGTGTCAACCTTGGCGGGAGCACGCTTGGCGCAGGCTGAGCCCACAGGCGCAACCGGTTTTAGCGCGGCTACGGAGCCGCCGCCTCGGAAGTCTTTCAAATGCTGTCTGCCCGGGCATGAGGCATGATTGCAGCGGACATGCGTAAAAACGGCTGAATGCAACAAAAATGGCGGCAAGCTGCATCAATTGCGCTTATCGTCTTGTATGACTTCCTTGTGTGACTTCTGGAGCAGGCGGAGGAGTCGGCTGTCCTCTAGGATGCGGAAATGCTACAACGCCTGAGCCACATCCGTTTGCTCCGATTTGTCGGCATGTTCACTTGGGCGCTAGTCGGGTGCTGGCTGCTCAACTTGTTTTTCGATCCGGAGTACCTCAAAGAGTTTGGCGACAACTTAGTCTGGGTGACGGTACTCCCGTGGTTGCTGTGTTTTCTTGCCTTCGGTGTCGGCTATTGGTGGCTGACACATGACGTCGGGATGCGTGAGCCTAGGCTGCGCGACCATGTCATCTTGTTCCAGATGACGCTGTGTGCAATCGGAGTCAGCTATTTTTCGGAGACGTCGCTCGGTAGTGTGATGTTGATGGTGCTGGCTGGCTTGCTGCCGTGGTTGTTGCCTATGCCGGTAGGACTTGCATGGATATTGCTCGGCAGTCTTGCCTTCATCCCGCTGTTCGCAGGACCTATGCACGTACCGCTTGTGCTCGCGATCGTACAGGCGCTGCTGTATGTCGGTTTTTCCGGCTTAGTGTTCACTACCGCTTACGTCGCCAAGCAGCAGGCCAGTGCACGCGATGAGCAACGTCGTGTCAACGCCGAACTGCGAGCGACCCGCGCGCTGCTTGCTCAAAGCGCCCAGATCAACGAACGCACCCGCATCTCGCGCGAACTGCACGACCTGCTCGGCCACCATCTGACCGCGCTGAGCCTGAACCTGGAAGTGGCCGGCCACATCACCGAGGGCCGTGCGCAGGAGCACGTGCACCAGGCGCATACCCTGGCCAAGCTGTTGCTGACCGACGTGCGCGAAGCGGTCAGCCAGCTGCGCGACAGCGGCGCGATCGACCTGGCCGCCGCCTTGCGGCCGCTGGCCGAACAGGTGCCGGCGCTGCAGATCCACCTGCAGGTGGAGGAGCCGCTGACCGTCGAGGACCCGGCGCGCGCGCATGTCTTGCTGCGCTGCACCCAGGAAATCATCACCAACACGGTGCGCCACGCCCAGGCCGACAACCTGTGGATCCAGGTGCGCCGCGAGGGCCCGCTGGTGGTGATCCAGGCCCGCGACGACGGCCGCGGCTGCGCGACCCTGCTGCCCGGCAACGGCTTGTGCGGCATGCGCGAGCGGCTGAGCCAGTATGGTGGCAACCTGGAGATCGATGCGCCGCCGGGTGTGGGCTTTCGCCTGCGCGCCGCGGTCCCGAGCGCGGCTGCGTTGTTGCCGCCCGCCGTTCCACAAGGAGTGCTGCGATGATCCGTGTTTGCCTGGTCGACGACCAAACCCTGGTGCGGCAAGGGATCCGCTCGCTGCTGGCGCTGGATGGCGGGATCGAGGTGGTCGCCGAGGCCAACGACGGCCGCCAGGCGGTGGCGCTGATCCCGCAGGCGAAGCCGGACGTGGTGCTGATGGACATGCGCATGCCGGCGATGTCCGGGTTGGAGGCGCTGCAGATGCTGTCGCGCAACGGCATGCTGCCGCCGACCATCATCCTGACCACCTTCGACGACGACCAACTGGTGCTGGCCGGGCTCAAGGCCGGGGCCAAGGGCTACTTGCTCAAGGA encodes:
- a CDS encoding GNAT family N-acetyltransferase, translating into MSIVIRDVREHELDSVLALNNNAGLAILPLDPARLHRFYETAEYFRVAERDGNLAGFLVGFGADSDHDSSNFAWFRERYPAFFYIDRIVVASRRRGGGVGRAFYADVQSYAELRYPQLACEVFLDHGADAALLFHGSFGFREVGQNTMNEVEVRASMLLKDLCSYAWVRETYGDQLPDLPWVGHARRLQRAPRLIGT
- the minC gene encoding septum site-determining protein MinC, whose amino-acid sequence is MSSVNPDFEQAGELKIGQVGIANLRIRTLDVARLAQEMRERVQRAPKLFGRAAVIIDFGGLAQAPDTATARALLEGLREAGVLPVALAYGTREIEQLSEALGLPLLAKFRAQYERIGGGAPAAAPAPVSPPPPPPPAPAARPQPGRMQKTAVRSGQQLYAENCDLTVVATVGAGAEVISDGSIHIYGSLRGRALAGAQGNTEARIFCRDFHAELVAIAGHYKVLDDVAKDLRGKAVQVWLEQDQIKIAAQD
- a CDS encoding phosphoethanolamine transferase, which encodes MSASSLSRPSTIKQQKTRWWAYRPLLSSEALALATSAFFAVACNGMFWRSAMTGHAGDLRLGLSLFLLLLSVHGLLLGLLLWRGVAKPLLTVLLITTAFAAHYMNSYSVYLDADMLRNVLATDHKESRELMTPALIAPLLFYAVLPILVVWRVRLVRRTPGRALAIRAGFLLAMLALCGVGAMLSFQDLSAMMRNHREIRYLATPINYLVALQQNLKSASPTRKAPKLPLEHDAIATPRAAGSKPRLLVVVLGETARAQNWGLNGYVRQTTPQLAQLGVINFPDMHSCGTSTEVSVPCMFSPFGRHDYDEGNIRKHQSLLHVLEHAGIATLWRDNQSGCKGVCDGLALQRLDNAKHPQLCKDGRCMDEILLDGLAAQVRARPGDRVVVLHQLGSHGPSYFERYPASFRRFTPTCDTADLGNCDRELIANAYDNSLLYTDHLLARTVSTLEAMPDYDTAMIYLSDHGESLGEKGLYLHGVPYAIAPKEQTHVPMVMWFSPGFASGRGLDLACVRARARQYADQDNLFPSVLGLMQVRTRIYERSRDLFAPCPG
- a CDS encoding response regulator transcription factor → MRLLVIEDNRSLVANLFDYFEVRGHTLDAAPDGVTGLHLVTTQRYDAVILDWMLPRLDGPQVLRAMREQHHAEVPVIMLTARDELPDKIAGFRAGADDYLTKPFALPELEVRLEALLLRANGRGRSKLLRVGDLQLDLGTLEATRGGRLLHLYPACRKLLEVLMQASPAAVTRDRLEHALWGDEPPDGDMLRSHIYDLRRSVDGPFASKLIHTLPRVGYRLAEVGPHEQEHAA
- a CDS encoding sensor histidine kinase codes for the protein MPRRTGLRRRVSLWLVGYAALLSLAVFVHGYIVNDQAEQLTWHSLLSSELEHFLARSAVDPDYRWIDTRTVSLYGDEGGQPLPPTVAALAPGLHDDVPLQGRDKVVLVQDVGGRRLALALDITELQKHERSLALWMLLSNVIAVLLLGTLVAWGLGRVVQPLTDMAQRIGGLRPDRPGQRIEVHPRASAEQVVIADALNDYLLRNDLFVERERAFIDSASHELRTPVAVIGGAAELALEQPGVPPSARNQLLRIRRTAGGVGQLISLLLVLAKDPARLARGSDLVRLDQLLPDIVEDHRHLCADKHLELVLAPLPPCKVLAPLAIVQAAIGNLLRNAIENSDQGRIQIAMPAPGVVRIDDPGHGMTPEEISAIYMRMARGGSREGIGLDLIARLCEHLGWALRLDSDAGQGTRATLDLSSALKDVGAG
- a CDS encoding phosphatase PAP2 family protein, which translates into the protein MHSPSLGVPAKIAYDRNAHRDFYLTHALLPLAAALLASTVLMGLGGDFWLADLLYRWEGGRWALKNAALTSGLIHRDGKLLSTVAWVATTGLAVWAWRRNGGQRFRMPLLYLAVAVALATGMVSLLKAVTHMDCPWDLSRYGGSRAFVGLFEAHSTDMPRGVCFPAGHSSAGYAWVALYFVALALKPAWRWPALAVGLCAGLLFGIGQQLRGAHFLSHDLWTLTVCWGVALALYRALLWPPPGLAQFVHPPSSNVKEPRA
- the minE gene encoding cell division topological specificity factor MinE, producing MGLFGFLKTKKNTAETAKNRLQIIIAQERSHRGGPDYLPLLQRELLEVIKKYVNIDADAVKVDLVKDGEHDVLDISVALPEGPTP
- a CDS encoding neprosin family prolyl endopeptidase; amino-acid sequence: MCAMRAVDSMKRKRRAAACLTALAFAATSLQQGLAAEADTASDRYVDRVMPALRAAPAVPQIGLAKAADVRVRQGVADLAFPSVTDEFARFRQRDAALPFERLPTTAKVADRAAFEQMQRYLYNRYNGLTVVRTLYADGHAFDCIPLLQQPGLRGVDRVALPPSAGQSGSVAAKQRDSDENRECNEGTVSLERIGIEDLAEARNLSEFLAKQPTRDDRAGLAADASNGHHYASVFADTQGSPIGGAGADLNIWTPTFRSSNDYMSISQIWIFGESASQLQQTLEVGWQLRPSYRDWGNKSITFIYSTQDGYTATGCHNLECGDFVQVVSGNVLGTPYVANRYSASGGKQTLMSVEYQRDSGGNWWLMLDGTWIGYYKANLYSGDLATGSSAVGFSAGGEIYANDLTPSTPMGSGAFASAGYRKAAFQANHFYRDGSLAAHAVTRLSAYTIDYPACYTLALAGISGPAATGVSGIGLAPEMHSGGFYFGGPGCAR
- the minD gene encoding septum site-determining protein MinD, giving the protein MAEIIVVTSGKGGVGKTTTSASLACGLARRGKKVAVIDFDVGLRNLDLIMGCERRVVYDFVNVVHGEATLKQSLIKDKRFDNLFVLAASQTRDKDALTQDGVEKVLKDLAADGFEYIVCDSPAGIEKGASLAMYFADRAVVVVNPEVSSVRDSDRIIGLLDSKTRKAEQGQGVPAFLLLTRYSPGRVEGGEMLSITDVEEVLGLKAIGVVPESGDVLNASNKGEPVILDGESPAGQAYDDAVARILGEDRPMRFISVEKKGFFTKLFGG